In the Methermicoccus shengliensis DSM 18856 genome, AGGAGACTGGGTGCGACTCGCTCGCCGTCTCGATAGGAAACGCCCATGGAATATACAAGGGCGAGCCCAAGCTGGATTTTGAGCGGCTCGAGGAGATTCACGGAGTGGTGGAGGTGCCACTGGTGCTGCACGGCGCCTCTGGAATCCCCGACCACGACATCACGAGGGCAACAAAGCATGGCATAAGCAAAATCAACATCGACACCGAGCTCAGGCTTGCATTTCGAGATGCCGTGAGAAAGGTGGTGTGTGAGACCGATGTGTACGACCCGCGAAAGTTCGTGGGTCCTGCGAGGGATGCGATGCGCGAGGTGGTGAGGCACAAGATTAGAATCTTTGGCTCAAAGGACAGGGCATGATGAAAAGAGATGGGGTGTCCACGGCCACCATTGTGTACCACCCTCCAACCAACACATATATTGTGCGTGAGGGATATGTGGAGGGCAATCTCCTGATAAGGGGCAACCTGCTCACCGCCCCAAATGTGCACATGTGGAGGGACGTGGTGGTGAAGGGCGAGCTAATGCTTGCCAGAGGGTGCACCGTAGGGGGCATGGCAAGGGCAAAATCGGCGGTGATTGGTGCGAGGTGCACCATCAGGGGTGAGCTGGTGGTGGAGGACGGCCTCTTGTTGCTGGACGGTTGTGAGGTGGCAAGGGGCATCCAGTGTGGAGGGGACATCACCATAAGGCCAGGGGTAGTGACGAGGAGTGTGTGCACCAGTGGCGTGGTGGAGATGGTGGGGAAATCACAAATCCCCCACATAGATGCCAAAAAGCTCGTGGCAGTTCCCGAGGTGATGTGATGGAGGTGCACGAGGCACT is a window encoding:
- a CDS encoding LbetaH domain-containing protein; this encodes MMKRDGVSTATIVYHPPTNTYIVREGYVEGNLLIRGNLLTAPNVHMWRDVVVKGELMLARGCTVGGMARAKSAVIGARCTIRGELVVEDGLLLLDGCEVARGIQCGGDITIRPGVVTRSVCTSGVVEMVGKSQIPHIDAKKLVAVPEVM